One Dermatophagoides farinae isolate YC_2012a chromosome 1, ASM2471394v1, whole genome shotgun sequence genomic region harbors:
- the LOC124491612 gene encoding uncharacterized protein LOC124491612, which produces MVMKHWEILLSLLIIIFSLMIMINGDDDDGEKNINDPYLTIIVHLKKNGFLFTQNDYYNFSRIDRDDIFKFGNVLFDPRMNMFIGTTYQPTMNTEQQLIYDYFKQKCDEIERKYLHGYPNFQQKNNECINDIVRLTIQQRLYQHVRYFQLNDQKKNRQFDKELYRLLTIANSSCMMENDTSKIEWKRKNFENIIISSDRLFVSIAYYFFRIRYDFYQEHRQITSDRRNNLRLKVRNLYTQLGEIIFDLEFYRFNFLLQKQHFNSEIVLHKFFIIFDILIQMKEFYYQNLVD; this is translated from the exons atggtgatgaaacaTTGGGAAATTCTTCTTTCTCTAT TAATAATCATATTcagtttgatgattatgatcaatggcgatgatgatgatggtgaaaaaaatatcaacgaTCCATATTTAACCATAATAGTTCATCTGAAAAAGAatggatttttattcacacaaaatgattattataatttttcacGAATAGATAGAGATGATATATTTAAATTTGGCAATGTATTATTTGATCCACGAATGAACATGTTTATTGGAACAACATATCAACCGACAATGAATACAGAACAGCAAttaatttatgattattttaaacaaaaatgtgatgaaattgaaagaaaatatttacatGGCTATCCAAattttcagcaaaaaaacaatgaatgtatAAACGATATTGTACGATTAACCATTCAACAACGTTTATATCAACATGTAcgttattttcaattgaatgatcaGAAAAAGAATCGACAATTCGATAAAGAATTGTATAGATTATTGACAATAGCCAATTCTTCTTGtatgatggaaaatgatACCAgtaaaattgaatggaaacgtaaaaattttgaaaatatcatcatttcatcggATCGTTTATTCGTTTCGATtgcttattattttttccgtATTCgttatgatttttatcaGGAACATAGACAAATCACTTCGGATAGACGTAATAATTTACGACTAAAAGTACGAAACTTATACACACAACTCGGTGAG atcattttcgatttagaattttatcgtttcaattttttattacaaaaacaacatttcaATTCGGAAATTGTTTtgcataaatttttcatcatattcgaTATTCTAATACagatgaaagaattttattatcaaaatcttGTGGATTAA